One Streptomyces drozdowiczii DNA segment encodes these proteins:
- a CDS encoding ABC transporter permease, with amino-acid sequence MKFLLQRLAFYLVTAWAAITINFLIPRLMPGDPVQALIARFQGQLDTDAIDSLRALFGLDKKQSLWEQYTDYWAHLFHGDLGLSFTFFPTPVSEVIAQSLPWTLALVGITTLISFLLGTGIGVFTGWRRGSWMDNLLPVTTFISSIPYFWLGLIAISLFAVKWPLFPADGGYDNSLVPAFDWPFISSALYHGVLPGFTIVLSAVAGWILGMRNMMVTVSSEDYVMVAQAKGLSERRVMFGYAARNAILPNISGFALSLGFIVGGTLLVEMVFSYPGIGYQLFQGVGAKDYPLMQGIFLIITLSVLAANLLADVLYMLLDPRTRREA; translated from the coding sequence GTGAAGTTCCTGCTCCAACGGCTCGCCTTCTACCTGGTCACGGCCTGGGCCGCCATCACGATCAACTTCCTCATCCCGCGCCTGATGCCCGGCGACCCCGTCCAGGCGCTCATCGCCCGCTTCCAGGGCCAGCTGGACACCGACGCCATCGACTCGCTGCGGGCCCTCTTCGGGCTCGACAAGAAGCAGTCCCTCTGGGAGCAGTACACCGACTACTGGGCGCACCTCTTCCACGGCGACCTCGGCCTGTCGTTCACCTTCTTCCCGACCCCGGTCAGCGAGGTCATCGCGCAGTCGCTGCCCTGGACGCTGGCGCTCGTCGGCATCACCACGCTGATCAGCTTCCTGCTCGGCACCGGCATCGGCGTCTTCACGGGCTGGCGGCGCGGCTCCTGGATGGACAACCTGCTGCCCGTCACCACCTTCATCTCGTCCATCCCGTACTTCTGGCTCGGGCTCATCGCCATCTCGCTGTTCGCCGTGAAGTGGCCGCTCTTCCCGGCCGACGGCGGCTACGACAACTCGCTGGTGCCCGCCTTCGACTGGCCGTTCATCTCCAGCGCGCTCTACCACGGGGTGCTGCCCGGCTTCACGATCGTCCTCAGCGCGGTCGCCGGCTGGATCCTCGGCATGCGGAACATGATGGTGACGGTGTCCAGCGAGGACTACGTCATGGTCGCCCAGGCCAAGGGCCTCTCCGAGCGCCGGGTGATGTTCGGTTACGCGGCACGCAACGCGATCCTGCCCAACATCTCCGGGTTCGCCCTCTCGCTCGGCTTCATCGTCGGCGGCACGCTCCTGGTGGAGATGGTCTTCTCCTACCCGGGCATCGGCTACCAGCTCTTCCAGGGCGTGGGCGCCAAGGACTACCCCCTCATGCAGGGCATCTTCCTCATCATCACGCTCTCCGTCCTGGCGGCGAACCTCCTCGCCGACGTCCTCTACATGCTCCTCGACCCCCGTACCCGAAGGGAGGCGTAG
- a CDS encoding LacI family DNA-binding transcriptional regulator, whose translation MRVTIADVAREAGVSKTTVSRVINTKGEVDGSTAARVREVIAQLGYVPSSGAVGLARGSSRTVGMLVPSLTWPWMGELLQGVVDTVEAADYGLLLFTCNRGAESVERFTSQVSARAFDGLVVVEPENTLDHLTELHRGGLPIVLIDDRGHHPEFPSVVTTNHEGGASAARHLRDAGRTRPVVITGPEHFGCVRDRLAGFVSVLPTEHVVLGDFTERSGRLAVEELLASGTEFDSVFAHNDITAAGVLRALRAAGKTVPGDIAVVGFDDIPMSEHTEPPLTTVRQPTRQMGEMAARMLLSHLGGTLAPDTPVVLPTELVVRHSAP comes from the coding sequence ATGCGCGTCACCATCGCTGATGTCGCCCGCGAGGCCGGCGTCAGCAAGACGACCGTGTCCCGGGTCATCAACACCAAGGGAGAGGTGGACGGTTCGACGGCCGCGCGCGTTCGCGAAGTGATCGCGCAGCTCGGTTACGTGCCCAGCTCGGGCGCCGTCGGTCTGGCCCGCGGCAGCAGCCGTACGGTCGGCATGCTGGTGCCCTCGCTGACCTGGCCCTGGATGGGCGAACTGCTCCAGGGCGTGGTCGACACCGTCGAGGCCGCCGACTACGGGCTGCTGCTGTTCACCTGCAACCGCGGGGCCGAGTCCGTCGAGCGCTTCACCAGCCAGGTGTCGGCGCGGGCCTTCGACGGGCTGGTGGTGGTGGAACCCGAGAACACCCTGGACCACCTCACGGAACTGCACCGCGGCGGCCTGCCGATCGTGCTCATCGACGATCGCGGCCACCACCCCGAATTCCCCTCCGTCGTGACCACCAACCACGAAGGAGGCGCGTCGGCCGCCCGTCATCTGCGGGACGCCGGCCGCACCAGGCCCGTCGTGATCACCGGACCCGAGCACTTCGGCTGCGTACGCGACCGGCTGGCCGGGTTCGTCTCGGTCCTCCCTACGGAGCACGTCGTCCTCGGGGACTTCACCGAACGCTCCGGCCGGCTCGCCGTGGAGGAACTCCTCGCGTCGGGCACGGAGTTCGACTCGGTCTTCGCCCACAACGACATCACCGCGGCAGGTGTGCTGCGGGCGTTGCGCGCCGCGGGGAAGACCGTGCCCGGGGACATCGCGGTCGTCGGCTTCGACGACATCCCGATGTCCGAGCACACCGAACCGCCCCTGACCACCGTGCGCCAGCCCACCCGGCAGATGGGTGAGATGGCCGCTCGGATGCTCCTCTCCCACCTGGGCGGCACGCTCGCACCGGACACCCCGGTCGTGCTCCCCACCGAATTGGTCGTGCGCCACTCGGCGCCCTAG
- a CDS encoding ABC transporter ATP-binding protein, translating into MSEQPENNHIVLEARGVTKHFAVRRNARDLLARTRRTVHAVDDASLQLRRGTVTALVGESGSGKSTVARLLAQLYPLTSGEIHLNGQPVKAGRGRSFRSYVRRVQLIFQDPFASLNPVHTVRYHLTRSLKIHGRAGSGEAELEQNLTALLNRVQLTPPHQYLDKFPHELSGGQRQRVAIARALGADPQVLLADEPVSMLDVSIRLGVLNLLKDLKDRLHLAILYITHDIASARYFADTTLVMYAGRIVEGGDSETVTQRPAHPYTQLLIASAPHPDRQAAGDEPEDQGTGEPPSLIDPPAGCRFHPRCPKAMERCRTELPPRFDLADGQWAACWLYDGTGTARTDDHEKEAAK; encoded by the coding sequence ATGTCTGAACAGCCAGAGAACAACCACATCGTGCTCGAAGCACGCGGAGTCACCAAGCACTTCGCCGTGCGGCGCAACGCCCGAGACCTCCTCGCGCGCACGCGCCGTACCGTCCACGCCGTGGACGACGCCTCGCTGCAACTGCGGCGCGGCACCGTCACGGCACTGGTGGGGGAGTCGGGCTCCGGGAAGTCCACCGTCGCCAGACTGCTCGCGCAGCTGTATCCGCTCACCTCGGGCGAGATCCACCTGAACGGGCAGCCGGTGAAGGCCGGACGTGGCCGGTCCTTCCGCAGTTACGTACGCCGGGTCCAGCTCATCTTCCAGGACCCGTTCGCCTCGCTGAACCCCGTGCACACCGTGCGCTACCACCTGACCCGGTCGCTGAAGATCCACGGCCGGGCGGGCAGCGGCGAGGCGGAACTGGAACAGAACCTGACCGCTCTGCTGAACCGCGTCCAGCTGACTCCTCCTCATCAGTACCTGGACAAGTTCCCGCACGAGCTGTCGGGCGGTCAGCGCCAGCGCGTGGCCATCGCCCGCGCGCTCGGCGCCGACCCCCAGGTCCTCCTGGCCGACGAGCCGGTCTCGATGCTGGACGTGTCCATCCGGCTCGGGGTGCTCAACCTGCTCAAGGACCTCAAGGACCGGCTCCACCTCGCGATCCTCTACATCACCCACGACATCGCGTCCGCCCGCTACTTCGCGGACACCACCCTGGTGATGTACGCGGGCCGCATAGTCGAGGGCGGTGACAGCGAGACCGTCACGCAGCGCCCCGCACACCCCTACACCCAGCTGCTCATCGCCTCCGCGCCGCACCCCGACCGGCAGGCCGCCGGGGACGAGCCGGAGGACCAGGGCACCGGCGAGCCCCCGTCGCTCATCGACCCGCCCGCCGGCTGCCGCTTCCACCCCCGCTGCCCCAAGGCGATGGAGCGCTGCCGCACCGAGCTGCCGCCCCGGTTCGACCTGGCCGACGGCCAGTGGGCCGCCTGCTGGCTCTACGACGGCACCGGCACCGCCCGCACCGACGACCACGAGAAGGAGGCTGCGAAGTGA
- a CDS encoding ABC transporter ATP-binding protein — protein MSEPVLTISGLNVDYGTGADAVHALRDIDLTLHRGEVLGLAGESGSGKSTLAYAVTRLLSPPGVITGGEVHYHGRDGEAMDLLAMSAAELRAFRWQELSIVFQGAMNSLNPVYTVHAQLTDVLQAHRPEMKKADRTARARELLSLVGISPDRLGAYPHQLSGGMRQRVMIAMALALEPEIVIMDEPTTALDVVMQRQILRQLVRLREELGFSVVFITHDISLLIEFSDRIAIMYGGRIVEQAGASEIYRDPHHPYSAGLLHSFPALHGPRRELSGIPGSPPHLSAMPTGCAFHPRCAKKVEGCDTHVPVLAAPGADGSRSVACWLHHEAPATAAVRP, from the coding sequence ATGAGCGAGCCCGTCCTCACCATCAGCGGCCTCAACGTGGACTACGGGACCGGCGCCGACGCCGTGCACGCCCTGCGCGACATCGACCTCACCCTGCACCGCGGCGAGGTCCTCGGCCTGGCCGGCGAGTCCGGCTCCGGCAAGTCCACCCTGGCCTACGCGGTCACCCGGCTCCTCTCCCCGCCCGGCGTCATCACCGGCGGCGAGGTCCACTACCACGGGCGCGACGGCGAGGCCATGGACCTGCTCGCCATGTCGGCGGCCGAGCTGCGCGCCTTCCGCTGGCAGGAGCTGTCCATCGTCTTCCAGGGCGCGATGAACTCCCTGAACCCCGTCTACACGGTGCACGCCCAGCTCACCGACGTACTCCAGGCGCACCGCCCGGAGATGAAGAAGGCCGACCGCACCGCCCGGGCCCGGGAGCTGCTCAGCCTCGTCGGGATCTCCCCGGACCGGCTCGGCGCCTACCCGCACCAGCTGTCCGGCGGCATGCGCCAGCGCGTGATGATCGCGATGGCGCTCGCCCTGGAACCCGAGATCGTCATCATGGACGAGCCGACCACCGCGCTCGACGTGGTCATGCAGCGGCAGATCCTGCGCCAGCTGGTCCGGCTCCGCGAGGAGCTGGGCTTCTCGGTCGTCTTCATCACCCACGACATCTCGCTGCTGATCGAGTTCTCCGACCGGATCGCGATCATGTACGGCGGCCGGATCGTGGAGCAGGCCGGTGCCTCCGAGATCTACCGCGACCCGCACCACCCGTACAGCGCCGGGCTGCTGCACTCCTTCCCCGCGCTGCACGGCCCCCGCCGCGAACTCAGCGGCATCCCCGGCTCGCCCCCGCACCTCTCGGCGATGCCCACCGGCTGCGCCTTCCACCCCCGCTGCGCCAAGAAGGTCGAGGGCTGCGACACCCACGTCCCGGTGCTCGCGGCGCCCGGGGCGGACGGCTCCCGCTCGGTGGCCTGCTGGCTCCACCACGAGGCCCCGGCCACCGCCGCCGTCAGGCCCTAG
- a CDS encoding ABC transporter permease, with the protein MAVTATEVAVLDAVETPAASKRKFRFLRGRKTAIGLGILLFFVLIAIIGPWIAPYDPSAMSQDLLEAPSGSHWFGTTQTGQDVLSQILVGTRGVLVVGFVAGILATALSVLIGVTAGFLGGLADEALSLLSNVFLVIPGLPLIIIIASFVTDAGDLLIAFVIALTSWAWGARVLRAQTLSLRRRDYVEAARATGEPTWRIILFEVMPNLTAVIASGFVGTVIFAILSEITLAFIGVADISNWNWGTVLFWAQSSQALAQGAWWWFVPAGLCIALLGMSLALINFGIDEFVNPRLRTETGGSKKVKMRVGFTPVARPGSTTPRHKETRS; encoded by the coding sequence ATGGCCGTCACCGCCACCGAGGTCGCCGTACTCGATGCCGTCGAAACCCCGGCAGCGAGCAAGCGCAAGTTCCGGTTCCTGCGCGGCCGGAAGACCGCCATCGGCCTGGGCATCCTGCTCTTCTTCGTGCTGATCGCGATCATCGGCCCGTGGATCGCCCCGTACGACCCCAGCGCGATGAGCCAGGACCTGCTGGAGGCCCCCTCCGGCTCGCACTGGTTCGGCACCACGCAGACCGGTCAGGACGTGCTCTCGCAGATCCTGGTCGGCACCCGGGGCGTGCTCGTCGTCGGCTTCGTCGCGGGCATCCTCGCCACCGCCCTGTCCGTGCTGATCGGCGTCACCGCCGGCTTCCTCGGCGGACTGGCCGACGAGGCGCTGTCGCTGCTGTCCAACGTCTTCCTGGTGATCCCCGGACTGCCGCTGATCATCATCATCGCCAGCTTCGTCACGGACGCCGGCGACCTGCTCATCGCCTTCGTCATCGCCCTCACCTCCTGGGCCTGGGGCGCCCGCGTCCTGCGCGCCCAGACCCTGTCGCTGCGCCGCCGCGACTATGTGGAGGCGGCCCGCGCCACGGGCGAACCGACCTGGCGGATCATCCTCTTCGAGGTGATGCCGAACCTCACCGCCGTCATCGCCTCCGGCTTCGTCGGCACGGTCATCTTCGCGATCCTCTCCGAGATCACCCTCGCCTTCATCGGCGTCGCCGACATCTCGAACTGGAACTGGGGGACCGTCCTGTTCTGGGCGCAGTCCAGCCAGGCACTGGCCCAGGGCGCCTGGTGGTGGTTCGTCCCGGCCGGGCTCTGCATCGCCCTGCTCGGCATGTCCCTCGCCCTGATCAACTTCGGCATCGACGAATTCGTCAACCCGCGCCTGCGCACCGAGACCGGCGGCTCCAAGAAGGTCAAGATGCGCGTCGGCTTCACCCCGGTGGCCCGCCCCGGCAGCACCACCCCGCGCCACAAGGAGACCCGCTCATGA
- a CDS encoding GH1 family beta-glucosidase, with protein sequence MNLVTPQAYAREIAAQAVPGLPAGFRWGVATAAYQIEGAAAEDGRTPSIWDTYCRVPGMVVRGENGDVACDHYHRMPEDVQLIADLGVDTYRFSLAWPRIQPGGRGPANAKGLDFYKRLLDELEAKGVTPWVTLYHWDLPQELEDAGGWPVRDTAYRFAEYAALAYDAFGDRVTHWTTLNEPWCSAMLGYAYGGQAPGRQNFGEAIHAVHHLLLGHGLASQYLREQAAARGNDLELGITLNLGTATPETDSPEDAEACRRADGLGARLYLDPVVKGGYPEDIVADLAAQGIELPVQEGDLAAISTPLDVLGVNFYRGSLFSGVTEDGATTDAEGLPVTRQVERDLPRTAMDWEITPTALTDLLVRLEKDYGLPTVITENGAAFDDTVSEDGEIHDADRTTYLADHIAAVAAARAQGADVRGYFAWSLMDNFEWSYGYDKRFGIVRVDYDTQVRTLKDSAKWYRDTIRLTRDAS encoded by the coding sequence ATGAACCTCGTCACCCCCCAGGCATACGCCCGCGAGATCGCCGCCCAGGCCGTACCCGGTCTGCCCGCCGGCTTCCGCTGGGGCGTCGCCACAGCCGCGTACCAGATCGAGGGCGCGGCGGCCGAGGACGGCAGAACGCCGTCCATCTGGGACACGTACTGCCGGGTGCCGGGCATGGTCGTCCGCGGCGAGAACGGCGACGTGGCGTGCGACCACTACCACCGCATGCCGGAGGACGTGCAGCTCATCGCGGACCTCGGCGTCGACACGTACCGCTTCTCGCTGGCCTGGCCGCGCATCCAGCCGGGCGGCCGGGGCCCGGCCAACGCCAAGGGCCTCGACTTCTACAAGCGCCTGCTGGACGAGCTGGAGGCCAAGGGCGTCACCCCCTGGGTCACCCTCTACCACTGGGACCTGCCGCAGGAGCTGGAGGACGCGGGCGGCTGGCCGGTGCGCGACACCGCGTACCGCTTCGCCGAGTACGCCGCGCTGGCCTACGACGCGTTCGGCGACCGGGTCACGCACTGGACCACGCTCAACGAGCCCTGGTGCTCCGCGATGCTCGGCTACGCCTACGGCGGCCAGGCGCCGGGCCGGCAGAACTTCGGCGAGGCCATCCACGCCGTGCACCACCTGCTCCTCGGCCACGGACTCGCCTCGCAGTACCTGCGCGAGCAGGCCGCCGCCCGGGGCAACGACCTCGAACTCGGCATCACCCTCAACCTGGGCACCGCCACCCCGGAGACCGACAGCCCCGAGGACGCGGAGGCGTGCCGCCGCGCCGACGGCCTGGGCGCCCGGCTCTACCTGGACCCGGTCGTCAAGGGCGGCTACCCCGAGGACATCGTCGCCGACCTCGCCGCCCAGGGCATCGAACTGCCCGTCCAGGAGGGCGACCTGGCCGCGATCTCGACGCCGCTGGACGTGCTCGGGGTCAACTTCTACCGGGGCTCGCTGTTCTCCGGCGTCACGGAGGACGGCGCGACCACGGACGCGGAGGGGCTGCCCGTCACCCGCCAGGTGGAGCGCGATCTGCCGCGTACCGCCATGGACTGGGAGATCACCCCCACCGCCCTCACCGACCTGCTCGTCCGTCTGGAGAAGGACTACGGCCTCCCGACGGTCATCACGGAGAACGGCGCCGCCTTCGACGACACCGTCTCCGAGGACGGCGAGATCCACGACGCCGACCGCACCACCTATCTCGCCGACCACATCGCCGCCGTCGCCGCCGCCCGCGCCCAAGGTGCGGACGTGCGGGGCTACTTCGCCTGGTCGCTGATGGACAACTTCGAGTGGTCCTACGGCTACGACAAGCGGTTCGGCATCGTCCGCGTCGACTACGACACGCAGGTGCGGACGCTCAAGGACAGCGCCAAGTGGTACCGCGACACCATCCGGCTCACCCGCGACGCCTCATAG
- a CDS encoding ABC transporter substrate-binding protein, protein MSARRHTLRAAALATAVVALAAGCSSANSNHNKNGGSAASGVLNIGKPDGPQTNNSNPFLNTSAGATLGYRWMIYEPLAMVSQIRPADKPDPWLATDWKWDLNFQKVTLTIDERAKWADGKPLTADDVAYTFNLLKKHPALNADGIQWGGVEVKDKKVILTFNSSQYVNQNKILQQYIVPKHIWEKVKNPETWPNRNPVGSGPYKLKTFTPQTTTLTATPTYWKGSTKVKELRYSTYNDNNAATTALASGKLEWSFVFMPDFKKLFIDKDPKNHKLWFPSGLGIHGLWINTARKPFDNAALRKAMAMVVDRNAIYTQAEATLYPEITNPTGIPLPAGESFISDEYKKASTKPDVDGAKQVLEKAGFTLSGGVLKDPDGKPVKLTLTDPAGWNDYITGLSIIKDNFKKIGIDAKVKTQTADSWNADVANGNFDATLHWTNSGATPYDMYQNIMDGALLQPIGKPSQSGNFGRFKSTEATEALKDFAQATTDTARKQAMDTLQKIMVEQAPMIPTAAAPVGAEYSTKNWVGWPTEDNPYADPQHTQRTSLEVVLNLKPAK, encoded by the coding sequence ATGTCCGCACGCCGTCACACGCTGAGAGCCGCCGCGCTCGCCACCGCCGTGGTCGCACTCGCCGCAGGCTGTTCCTCGGCCAACTCGAACCACAACAAGAACGGCGGCAGCGCCGCTTCGGGCGTCCTGAACATCGGCAAGCCGGACGGGCCGCAGACGAACAACAGCAACCCGTTCCTCAACACCTCGGCCGGCGCCACCCTCGGCTACCGCTGGATGATCTACGAGCCGCTGGCGATGGTCAGCCAGATCCGGCCCGCCGACAAGCCCGACCCGTGGCTGGCGACCGACTGGAAGTGGGACCTCAACTTCCAGAAGGTCACCCTCACCATCGACGAGCGCGCCAAGTGGGCCGACGGCAAGCCGCTGACCGCCGACGACGTGGCCTACACCTTCAACCTGCTGAAGAAGCACCCGGCGCTCAACGCCGACGGCATCCAGTGGGGCGGTGTCGAGGTCAAGGACAAGAAGGTCATCCTGACCTTCAACAGCTCGCAGTACGTCAACCAGAACAAGATCCTCCAGCAGTACATCGTGCCGAAGCACATCTGGGAGAAGGTCAAGAACCCGGAGACCTGGCCGAACCGGAACCCCGTCGGCTCGGGCCCGTACAAGCTGAAGACCTTCACGCCGCAGACCACCACCCTGACCGCGACGCCCACCTACTGGAAGGGCTCGACCAAGGTCAAGGAGCTGCGCTACAGCACCTACAACGACAACAACGCGGCGACCACCGCGCTGGCCAGCGGCAAGCTGGAGTGGTCGTTCGTCTTCATGCCGGACTTCAAGAAGCTGTTCATCGACAAGGACCCGAAGAACCACAAGCTGTGGTTCCCCTCGGGCCTCGGCATCCACGGCCTGTGGATCAACACCGCGCGCAAGCCGTTCGACAACGCGGCGCTCCGCAAGGCCATGGCGATGGTCGTCGACCGCAACGCCATCTACACCCAGGCCGAGGCGACGCTCTACCCGGAGATCACCAACCCCACCGGCATCCCGCTGCCCGCCGGTGAGTCCTTCATCTCCGACGAGTACAAGAAGGCCAGCACCAAGCCGGACGTCGACGGTGCCAAGCAGGTCCTGGAGAAGGCCGGCTTCACGCTCAGCGGCGGCGTCCTCAAGGACCCGGACGGCAAGCCGGTGAAGCTCACCCTCACCGACCCGGCCGGCTGGAACGACTACATCACCGGCCTGTCGATCATCAAGGACAACTTCAAGAAGATCGGCATCGACGCCAAGGTCAAGACGCAGACCGCCGACTCCTGGAACGCGGACGTCGCCAACGGCAACTTCGACGCCACCCTGCACTGGACCAACAGCGGCGCGACCCCGTACGACATGTACCAGAACATCATGGACGGGGCCCTGCTCCAGCCCATCGGCAAGCCGTCCCAGTCCGGCAACTTCGGCCGCTTCAAGAGCACCGAGGCCACCGAGGCGCTGAAGGACTTCGCCCAGGCCACCACGGACACCGCCCGCAAGCAGGCGATGGACACCCTCCAGAAGATCATGGTCGAGCAGGCGCCGATGATCCCGACCGCGGCGGCGCCCGTCGGCGCGGAGTACTCCACGAAGAACTGGGTGGGCTGGCCCACCGAGGACAACCCGTACGCGGACCCGCAGCACACCCAGCGCACCTCGCTGGAAGTCGTGCTGAATCTCAAGCCCGCCAAGTAG
- a CDS encoding discoidin domain-containing protein: MPSRTTLAATTAALIALAAPMAFAAPVPKPAAAQAAAWDTDRAAAAYTANPGAVTASGSENAASGPGAAADGNGTTRWSSDFADNAWIRVDLGSVIRVSSVTLDWEAAYGKKYVLEVSRNGTDWTTFYTEDDGTGGSVTAHTYPQEVTGRYVRMRGIQRATPWGYSLYSFKVYGGEPAPASTTRTNLALNHPAYGDFYQHAGNSPAFVTDGGWPADLKADQSRWSSDWNANRWVGVDLGATSTIDTVDLYWEAAYAVDYRIQVSDDNRTWRTVYQPSASEVAARRADVKSPGDAVGRHDTVKLPTPATGRYVRMLGVERRSFYNPAPATAQFGYSLYEFQVWGTGGSANAAYPALPKNPGGAYTTTFFDDFTGSGLDRSKWRVVRTGTEMNPVNGESQAYVDSADNIRTENGSLVLQSKYCKGCTRTPAGTFDFTSGRIDTNTKFDFTYGKVSARMKLPVGDGFWPAFWMLGSDVDNPDVSWPGSGETDIMENIGYGDWTSSALHGPGYSADGNIGKQQTYANGGRADQWHTYGVEWTPEGMTFTVDDRVVQTTSRSKLESTRGKWVFDHNQYVILNLALGGAYPAGWNKVTSPYWGLPQSSVDRVAQGGVKAEIDWVRVEQKK, encoded by the coding sequence ATGCCCTCTCGTACGACCCTGGCAGCCACCACCGCCGCTCTGATCGCCCTCGCCGCCCCCATGGCCTTCGCCGCCCCGGTCCCCAAGCCGGCGGCGGCGCAGGCCGCGGCCTGGGACACCGACCGGGCCGCCGCCGCGTACACGGCGAACCCGGGCGCCGTCACCGCCTCCGGCAGCGAGAACGCCGCCTCCGGACCGGGGGCGGCGGCCGACGGCAACGGCACCACCCGCTGGTCCAGCGACTTCGCGGACAACGCCTGGATCCGCGTCGACCTCGGCTCCGTCATCCGCGTCAGCAGCGTCACCCTCGACTGGGAGGCCGCCTACGGCAAGAAGTACGTCCTGGAGGTGTCGAGGAACGGCACCGACTGGACCACCTTCTACACCGAGGACGACGGCACCGGCGGCAGCGTCACCGCGCACACCTACCCGCAGGAGGTCACCGGCCGCTACGTCCGGATGCGCGGCATCCAGCGCGCCACCCCCTGGGGCTACTCGCTGTACTCCTTCAAGGTGTACGGAGGAGAGCCCGCCCCGGCCTCCACCACCCGCACCAACCTCGCCCTCAACCACCCCGCGTACGGCGACTTCTACCAGCACGCGGGCAACTCCCCGGCCTTCGTCACCGACGGGGGATGGCCCGCCGACCTGAAGGCCGACCAGTCCCGCTGGTCCAGCGACTGGAACGCCAACCGCTGGGTGGGCGTCGACCTCGGGGCCACCTCCACCATCGACACCGTGGACCTGTACTGGGAGGCGGCCTACGCCGTCGACTACCGCATCCAGGTCTCCGACGACAACCGCACCTGGCGCACCGTCTACCAGCCGTCCGCCTCGGAGGTCGCCGCCCGCCGCGCGGACGTCAAGTCGCCCGGCGACGCCGTCGGACGGCACGACACCGTCAAGCTGCCCACCCCGGCGACCGGCCGCTACGTCCGGATGCTGGGTGTCGAGCGGCGCTCGTTCTACAACCCCGCGCCCGCCACCGCCCAATTCGGTTACTCCCTCTACGAGTTCCAGGTGTGGGGCACCGGCGGCAGCGCGAACGCCGCCTACCCGGCCCTCCCCAAGAACCCGGGCGGCGCCTACACCACCACCTTCTTCGACGACTTCACCGGCTCGGGACTCGACCGCAGCAAATGGCGGGTCGTGCGCACCGGCACGGAGATGAACCCGGTCAACGGGGAGTCCCAGGCGTACGTCGACTCGGCGGACAACATCCGTACCGAGAACGGCTCCCTGGTCCTCCAGTCGAAGTACTGCAAGGGCTGCACCCGGACGCCCGCCGGGACCTTCGACTTCACCTCGGGCCGCATCGACACCAACACCAAGTTCGACTTCACCTACGGCAAGGTCAGCGCCCGCATGAAGCTGCCGGTCGGTGACGGCTTCTGGCCGGCCTTCTGGATGCTCGGCAGCGACGTCGACAACCCGGACGTGTCCTGGCCCGGCTCGGGCGAGACCGACATCATGGAGAACATCGGCTACGGCGACTGGACCAGCTCCGCCCTGCACGGCCCCGGCTACTCCGCCGACGGCAACATCGGCAAGCAGCAGACGTACGCGAACGGCGGCCGGGCCGACCAGTGGCACACCTACGGCGTCGAGTGGACGCCCGAGGGCATGACGTTCACGGTGGACGACCGCGTCGTGCAGACGACCTCCCGCTCCAAGCTGGAGTCCACGCGCGGCAAATGGGTCTTCGACCACAACCAGTACGTGATCCTCAACCTGGCGCTCGGCGGCGCGTACCCCGCCGGGTGGAACAAGGTCACCAGCCCGTACTGGGGCCTTCCGCAGTCCAGCGTCGACCGGGTCGCGCAGGGCGGCGTCAAGGCGGAGATCGACTGGGTGCGGGTGGAGCAGAAGAAGTAG